In one window of Bizionia sp. M204 DNA:
- a CDS encoding T9SS type A sorting domain-containing protein, with amino-acid sequence MNNLNILKSKLQQMKGRYLYLALILMVTGGLQAQNCTPYPNNPTAREIHFNYYNTNAISLSTSSVIESSGGPNYTVNVYTFTIPYFQNQLQTDLRFKNGVINCTYDNTSTTCDSKAIKVYNSHSGGSLLGSEPNQVDLNAHNFPVGVRNIRVEASCGGQVYQTRYYRFIVQKEASASVNLDVNAYCKKDKQGQNSGYIGFKASGTHTNSSKLYLRVVAPNGSSCSNNDYALNSLNTNTNPSGFFNCLSNGTYTIQLVYKSTLMGGGYITHVLNSNFYSYQKTFRSCMNKVSLPFYTLRTTQADSSGISIYPNPAIDQLELAYALKTRNAQAILHDMHSTPVKKLSLDGQKGSMTIDISALKKGLYFLTIIDGDDTIIKKIIKK; translated from the coding sequence ATGAATAACTTAAACATTTTAAAATCAAAGCTTCAGCAGATGAAAGGCCGGTATTTGTATCTGGCTCTCATTTTAATGGTTACTGGTGGTCTTCAGGCCCAAAACTGCACACCATACCCCAATAACCCCACTGCTAGAGAGATTCATTTCAATTATTACAACACAAACGCCATTAGCTTGTCCACGTCCTCCGTTATTGAATCTTCAGGTGGTCCGAATTATACCGTGAATGTATATACCTTTACGATACCCTATTTTCAAAACCAATTGCAAACTGATTTACGTTTCAAAAATGGGGTGATTAATTGTACCTATGATAATACTAGTACCACTTGCGATAGTAAAGCCATTAAGGTTTACAATTCGCATTCTGGCGGGAGTTTGCTAGGTAGTGAACCTAATCAAGTAGATCTTAACGCCCATAATTTTCCTGTAGGTGTGCGAAACATTCGTGTAGAAGCCAGTTGTGGTGGACAGGTTTACCAAACCCGTTATTACCGGTTTATTGTACAAAAAGAGGCTTCCGCTTCTGTAAATTTGGATGTGAATGCCTATTGTAAAAAAGACAAACAAGGTCAGAACTCCGGTTATATTGGTTTTAAAGCATCGGGAACCCACACCAATTCATCTAAACTTTATTTGCGGGTAGTTGCTCCCAATGGCAGCAGTTGTAGCAATAATGATTATGCGCTTAATTCGCTTAATACAAACACCAATCCTTCTGGGTTTTTCAATTGCCTTTCAAATGGTACTTACACGATACAATTGGTTTATAAGAGCACGCTTATGGGTGGCGGTTATATTACGCATGTTCTTAACAGCAACTTTTACAGTTATCAGAAAACCTTTAGAAGTTGTATGAATAAGGTTTCACTCCCATTTTACACATTGAGAACCACGCAAGCTGATTCATCGGGCATATCCATTTACCCCAATCCGGCCATTGATCAATTGGAATTGGCTTATGCGTTAAAGACTCGGAACGCCCAGGCTATCCTTCATGACATGCATAGTACCCCGGTAAAGAAGCTGTCTTTGGATGGACAAAAAGGCTCTATGACTATAGATATTAGTGCTCTGAAAAAAGGACTTTATTTTTTAACTATTATAGATGGCGATGACACTATAATAAAAAAGATTATCAAAAAATAA